A single genomic interval of Deltaproteobacteria bacterium harbors:
- the mnmA gene encoding tRNA 2-thiouridine(34) synthase MnmA, whose translation MSGGVDSAVAAARCVAAGHDVIGISLRLAPGGSGSCCSLDDFHDARAVADRLGLPHYVFDLADDFERHVIRPFVAEYVAGRTPNPCARCNRQLKFGVLWERARALGARWLATGHYARIGTDPATGRPCLRTAADAAKDQTYFLFALGQADLAHTLFPVGELTKAEVRGEATRLGLAVADKPESMEVCFVPDGDAAGFVERHAPAGTLRAGRIVDEAGRELGRHAGVHRFTVGQRRGLGLGCGHGTRRYVRALDASTATVTVSEAAGLRARGLVARDVSWTGGPAPAPDTPLAVRIRHRHPPVPARLARADGAAATVLFEGDGPAVTPGQAAVFYRGDTVLGGGWIAGDVA comes from the coding sequence ATGAGCGGCGGCGTGGATAGTGCGGTCGCGGCCGCGCGCTGCGTGGCCGCGGGCCACGACGTGATCGGCATCTCGCTCCGCCTCGCGCCGGGCGGGAGCGGGAGCTGCTGCTCGCTCGACGACTTCCACGACGCCCGCGCCGTCGCCGACCGCCTCGGCTTGCCGCACTACGTCTTCGACCTCGCCGACGATTTCGAGCGGCACGTGATCCGTCCCTTCGTCGCCGAGTACGTGGCCGGCCGCACCCCGAACCCCTGCGCGCGCTGCAACCGCCAGCTCAAGTTCGGCGTCCTCTGGGAGCGCGCGCGGGCGCTCGGCGCCCGCTGGCTCGCGACCGGTCACTACGCGCGCATCGGGACCGACCCGGCGACGGGCCGCCCCTGCCTCCGGACGGCCGCCGACGCGGCCAAGGACCAGACCTACTTCCTCTTCGCGCTCGGCCAGGCCGACCTGGCGCACACGCTCTTCCCGGTGGGCGAGCTGACCAAGGCGGAGGTCCGCGGCGAGGCCACCCGGCTCGGGCTCGCGGTCGCCGACAAGCCCGAGAGCATGGAGGTCTGCTTCGTGCCGGACGGCGACGCGGCCGGATTCGTCGAGCGGCACGCGCCGGCGGGGACGCTGCGTGCGGGCCGCATCGTGGACGAGGCGGGGCGCGAGCTCGGGCGGCACGCGGGCGTGCACCGCTTCACCGTGGGCCAGCGCCGCGGCCTCGGGCTCGGCTGCGGCCATGGCACCCGCCGATATGTCCGGGCACTCGACGCGAGCACGGCGACGGTCACGGTGAGCGAGGCGGCGGGGCTCCGCGCCCGCGGGCTCGTGGCGCGCGACGTGTCGTGGACGGGCGGGCCGGCCCCGGCCCCGGACACGCCGCTCGCCGTCCGCATCCGCCACCGCCACCCGCCCGTCCCGGCGCGGCTCGCCCGCGCGGACGGCGCGGCCGCGACGGTGCTCTTCGAGGGCGACGGGCCGGCCGTCACGCCCGGGCAGGCGGCAGTCTTCTACCGCGGCGACACCGTCCTCGGCGGCGGCTGGATCGCGGGGGACGTCGCCTAG
- a CDS encoding cysteine desulfurase: MRIYLDHNATAPLRPEVRQAMLPFLGPPANPSSAHREGAHARSALETARAQVAALVGAAPAEIVLTSGATEANNLALRGTAAGRGIVTTAGEHASVLETARAVAAPLTVVPVDGEGRVDAARVVAACDARSGLVSVGLANGEVGSVAPVGAIAAALRGRRLLVHSDAAQAAGRIPVDVAALGVDLLSLSAHKMGGPAGVGALWVRRGVELAAQATGGPQERGRRAGTESVAAIVGFGVAAELARAELAAHAAAAVGLVERLWTGLCARVPGVVRNGPAEGPRLPNTLNVSFPGCAGESLLVLLDLAGVAVSLGSACAAGAAEPSHVLLAMGRDRDAARSGMRLSVGPSTTTADIDRVLELLPVLVAQARGEAAA, encoded by the coding sequence ATGCGCATCTACCTCGACCACAACGCGACGGCGCCGCTCCGGCCCGAGGTGCGGCAGGCCATGCTGCCCTTCCTGGGGCCGCCCGCGAACCCCTCGAGCGCGCACCGCGAGGGGGCGCACGCCCGGAGCGCGCTCGAGACGGCGCGGGCGCAGGTAGCCGCGCTCGTCGGCGCCGCGCCGGCGGAGATCGTGCTCACGAGCGGCGCGACCGAGGCGAACAACCTGGCGCTGCGCGGCACGGCCGCCGGACGGGGCATCGTGACAACGGCCGGTGAGCATGCCTCGGTACTGGAGACGGCGCGGGCCGTGGCTGCGCCGCTCACCGTCGTGCCGGTCGACGGCGAGGGGCGGGTGGACGCCGCGCGGGTCGTCGCCGCGTGCGATGCCCGGAGCGGGCTCGTGAGCGTCGGGCTCGCCAACGGCGAGGTCGGCTCGGTGGCGCCGGTCGGCGCGATCGCGGCCGCGCTCCGCGGGCGCCGCCTCCTGGTGCACAGCGACGCGGCGCAGGCGGCGGGCCGCATCCCGGTCGACGTCGCCGCCCTCGGCGTCGACCTCCTCTCGCTCTCGGCGCACAAGATGGGCGGGCCGGCGGGCGTCGGCGCGCTCTGGGTGCGGCGCGGTGTGGAGCTCGCCGCGCAGGCGACCGGCGGGCCCCAGGAGCGCGGCCGGCGTGCCGGGACGGAGAGCGTGGCGGCGATCGTCGGCTTCGGCGTGGCGGCGGAGCTGGCGCGCGCCGAGCTGGCCGCGCACGCGGCGGCCGCGGTGGGGCTCGTCGAGCGGCTGTGGACGGGGCTCTGCGCGCGCGTGCCGGGCGTGGTGCGGAACGGTCCGGCCGAGGGGCCGCGGCTCCCGAACACGCTCAACGTCTCCTTCCCAGGCTGCGCCGGCGAGAGCCTCCTCGTCCTCCTCGACCTGGCCGGCGTGGCGGTCTCGCTCGGCTCGGCGTGCGCCGCAGGGGCCGCCGAGCCCTCGCACGTGCTCCTCGCCATGGGACGCGACCGCGACGCGGCGCGGAGCGGGATGCGGCTCAGCGTCGGGCCGTCCACCACCACGGCCGACATCGACCGCGTCCTCGAGCTCTTGCCGGTCCTCGTGGCGCAGGCGCGCGGAGAAGCGGCGGCCTAG
- a CDS encoding citramalate synthase, with protein MRRVQLYDTTLRDGTQAEDISFTLEDKIRIAERLDDLGLHYIEGGWPGSNPRDEEFFRAVKRAGLRHAKVAAFGSTRRAGVKAADDRNLLLCLRAETPVITIVGKTWDLHVREDLRIPLEENLEVIHDSVAYLRKRADEVIFDAEHFFDGLAAERDYALACLRAAAEAGATLICLCDTRGGSLPAAIGAGVDAARAAVPTPLGIHCHNDCELAVANSVEGIAHGCVQVQGTINGFGERCGNANLVSVIPVLQLKHGHHCVTAAQLKKLSEVSHLVYELANLEPNKRQAFVGQSAFAHKGGLHVAAVQKNPTTYEHIDPDLVGNSQRVLVSDLAGRSNLLYKAAQFGLDLESNQPAVATLLRELKDLEARGFAFEGAEASFELLMRKAIEGDRLRFYRLIGFRVIDEKRTEGEPSIAEATIMLEGPDGQIEHTAAQGNGPVNALDRALRKALGKFYPEVEHVRLHDYKVRVLGNDAGTEAAVRVLIESGDEHERWGTVGVSHNVIEASWQALVDSMDYKLYKERRGAHRRRRASDAHRG; from the coding sequence ATGAGGCGCGTCCAGCTCTACGACACGACGCTGCGCGACGGGACGCAGGCCGAGGACATCTCCTTCACGCTCGAGGACAAGATCCGCATCGCCGAGCGGCTCGACGACCTCGGCCTCCACTACATCGAGGGCGGCTGGCCGGGCTCGAACCCGCGCGACGAGGAGTTCTTCCGCGCCGTCAAGCGCGCGGGCCTCCGGCACGCGAAGGTGGCGGCCTTCGGCTCGACCCGCCGGGCGGGCGTGAAGGCCGCCGACGACCGCAACCTGCTCCTCTGCCTGCGCGCCGAGACCCCGGTCATCACCATCGTCGGCAAGACCTGGGACCTCCACGTGCGCGAGGACCTGCGCATCCCCCTCGAGGAGAACCTCGAGGTCATCCACGATTCCGTCGCCTATCTGCGCAAGCGGGCCGACGAGGTGATCTTCGACGCCGAGCATTTTTTCGACGGCCTCGCGGCCGAGCGGGACTACGCGCTCGCGTGCCTGCGCGCCGCCGCGGAGGCGGGCGCGACGCTCATCTGCCTGTGCGACACGCGTGGCGGCTCGCTGCCGGCGGCGATCGGGGCCGGCGTGGACGCGGCCCGGGCCGCCGTCCCGACCCCGCTCGGCATCCACTGCCACAACGACTGCGAGCTGGCGGTCGCGAACTCGGTCGAGGGCATTGCCCACGGCTGCGTGCAGGTGCAGGGCACGATCAACGGCTTCGGCGAGCGCTGCGGGAACGCGAACCTGGTGTCGGTGATCCCGGTGCTGCAGCTGAAGCACGGGCATCACTGCGTGACGGCCGCACAGCTCAAGAAGCTCTCCGAGGTCTCGCATCTGGTCTACGAGCTCGCCAACCTGGAGCCCAACAAGCGCCAGGCCTTCGTCGGCCAGAGCGCCTTCGCGCACAAGGGCGGGCTCCACGTGGCCGCCGTGCAGAAGAACCCGACCACGTACGAGCACATCGACCCGGACCTGGTCGGCAACAGCCAGCGCGTGCTGGTCTCCGATCTGGCCGGGCGCTCGAACCTCCTCTACAAGGCCGCCCAGTTCGGCCTCGACCTCGAGTCGAACCAGCCGGCGGTCGCGACGCTGCTGCGCGAGCTGAAGGACCTCGAGGCGAGGGGCTTCGCCTTCGAGGGTGCCGAGGCGTCGTTCGAACTCCTCATGCGCAAGGCGATCGAGGGCGACCGGCTCCGCTTCTATCGCCTGATCGGCTTTCGCGTGATCGACGAGAAGCGGACCGAGGGCGAGCCGTCCATCGCCGAGGCGACCATCATGCTCGAAGGCCCGGACGGGCAGATCGAGCACACGGCTGCGCAGGGCAACGGCCCCGTAAACGCCCTCGACCGCGCACTCCGCAAGGCGCTCGGCAAGTTCTACCCCGAGGTCGAGCACGTGCGCCTGCACGACTACAAGGTGCGCGTGCTCGGCAACGACGCGGGCACCGAAGCCGCGGTGCGCGTCCTCATCGAGTCGGGCGACGAGCACGAGCGCTGGGGGACGGTGGGCGTGTCGCACAACGTGATCGAGGCGAGCTGGCAGGCCCTGGTCGACAGCATGGACTACAAGCTCTACAAGGAGCGCCGGGGAGCCCACCGCCGCCGCCGGGCATCGGACGCGCACCGCGGCTGA